Proteins encoded by one window of Aphidius gifuensis isolate YNYX2018 linkage group LG2, ASM1490517v1, whole genome shotgun sequence:
- the LOC122848604 gene encoding prenylated Rab acceptor protein 1, with the protein MEGDIGIQISGDIETPNIQKQNTTSSGFDFLQIPQLQFAQLGYPHAQQWIQAKRATLRPWSLFVNSNNFRAPPSVTRIGKRIVKNVEYFQSNYLCIFIGLVIYCLITSPLLLLTLAISLFICYKVSQRHAKQELTLFNHKLTLAQVYMVVYVCSLPMFYLVGAGAVLFWVLGVSSFFIAIHSTFYNIDSVLCPGEDELNALVMQEV; encoded by the exons ATGGAGGGTGACATAGGGATACAAATTAGTGGTGATATTGAAACACcaaatattcaaaaacaaaatacaacaaGTAGTGG atTTGATTTTTTGCAAATACCACAATTACAATTTGCACAACTTGGATATCCACATGCACAACAATGGATACAGGCAAAAAGAGCAACACTACGTCCATGgagtttatttgtaaattcaaataattttcgtGCACCACCAAGTGTCACAAGAATTGGAAAAAGAATtgttaaaaatgttgaatattttcaaagtaattatttatgtattttcattggacttgtaatttattgttt AATTACTTCTCCTTTGTTGTTATTGACTCTTGCAATATCACTTTTTATATGTTACAAAGTATCACAACGACATGCTAAACAAGAGTTGACATTATTCAATCACAAATTAACACTTGCACAAGTTTACATGGTTGTTTATGTTTGTTCACTTCCAATGTTTTATTTGGTTGGAGCTGGTGCTGTACTCTTCTGGGTTttag gtgtttcttcttttttcattgCAATTCATTCAACATTTTACAATATTGATTCTGTTCTTTGTCCTGGTGAGGATGAACTCAATGCTCTAGTAATGCAAGAAgtctga
- the LOC122848603 gene encoding wee1-like protein kinase 2: protein MDAVTQRLNFDESDFDEELNISCRTNSSGCDVDDALDTSEDSLSPHNLTFDPSMDYTNCDSPTGNNHDKTPAIFITGPTGHRVGYHRESGPQSRLSTDNSVASPPYKRVRALRLFDAPATPKTIMEKSSMQTPVPVKNTRSHVTTDKARPVASSYQSKSDKPAANVNPFTPNGMMLTARKRSRSKRSLKRSPTGLCIPKFDLADTDSDNEMEQPTKRVALQESNIPRYYQEFHEVGLIGSGEFGSVYKCINRLDGCVYAIKKSLKPIAGSVNEKNALNEVYAHAVLGSHKHVVRYYSAWAEDNHMIIQNEYCNGGSLAEIINNMREEGRSFTMYELQKLVAQLADGLTYIHNMQLVHMDIKPGNIFISKERRLLSTNYDSADDGFDEEETVDFDITYKFGDLGHVTSMNNPQVEEGDCRYLPNEILREDFSHLSKADVFALGLTIYEAAGGGPLPKNGPEWHEIRNGGLKFLPKISTHFNQLLKSMTHPNPMSRPSATEILAHRALNQGETPKSKAQLERELISLKSKNEILSKQLEEAYRKIGLNSPNLSPVSPLNRFNQSGYSLRHTPTRTGGRKTGKNVNRSYSTTNF from the exons ATGGACGCAGTTACACAACGACTTAATTTTGATGAGAGTGATTTTGATGAGGAATTAAATATCAGCTGTCGTACAAATAGTTCTGGATGCGACGTTGATGATGCATTGGATACATCTGAAGATTCTTTATCACCgcataatttaacatttgatCCATCAATGGATTATACCAATTGTGATTCACCAACTGGTAATAATCATGACAAAACTCCAGCAATATTTATTACAg gtcCAACAGGACATCGTGTTGGCTACCATCGTGAAAGTGGACCACAATCACGATTATCGACAGACAATTCAGTAGCTAGTCCACCATATAAACGAGTAAGAGCCCTGAGGTTATTTGATGCTCCTGCAACACCAAAAACAATTATGGAGAAATCGAGTATGCAAACACCAGTACCAGTTAAAAATACAAGGTCACATGTAACAACAGACAAAGCACGTCCAGTTGCTTCATCATATCAAAGTAAATCTGATAAACCAGCAGCAAATGTTAATCCATTTACTCCAAATGGTATGATGTTAACAGCAAGAAAAAGAAGTAGATCAAAACGTAGTTTAAAAag atCACCAACTGGTCTTTGTATACCAAAATTTGATTTAGCTGATACAGATTCAGATAATGAAATGGAACAACCAACAAAACGTGTTGCATTACAAGAATCAAATATACCACGTTATTATCAAGAATTTCATGAAGTTGGTTTAATTGGTTCTGGTGAATTTGGATCagtatataaatgtattaatcGTTTAGATGGCTGTGTTtatgcaattaaaaaaagtttaaaaccAATTGCTGGTagtgttaatgaaaaaaatgcattaaatGAAGTATATGCACATGCTGTACTTGGTTCACATAAACATGTTGTACGTTATTATTCAGCATGGGCTGAGGATAATCATATGATAATACAAAATGAATATTGTAATGGTGGTAGTCTtgctgaaataataaataatatgcgTGAAGAAGGACGTTCATTTACAATGtatgaattacaaaaattagttGCACAATTGGCTGATGGTTTAACATATATTCATAATATGCAATTAGTACATATGGATATTAAACCaggtaatatatttatatcaaaagaaagacgtttattatcaacaaattatgATTCAGCTGATGATGGttttgatgaagaagaaaCTGTTGATTTTGATATAACATATAAATTTGGTGATCTTGGTCATGTTACATCAATGAATAATCCACAAGTTGAAGAAGGTGATTGTAGATATTTACCAAATGAAATATTACGTGAAGATTTTTCACATTTAAGTAAAGCTGATGTATTTGCACTTGGTTTAACTATTTATGAAGCTGCTGGTGGTGGTCCATTACCTAAAAATGGTCCAGAATGGCATGAAATTAGAAATGGTGGTCTTAAATTTCTTCCAAAAATATCAACACATTTTAATCAACTTTTAAAG tctatGACACATCCAAATCCAATGTCAAGACCATCAGCAACTGAAATATTAGCTCATCGAGCACTTAATCAAGGTGAAACACCAAAATCAAAAGCACAATTAGAACGTGAATTAATATCtcttaaatcaaaaaatgaaatattatcaaaacaacTTGAAGAAGCTTATCGTAAAATTGGCCTTAATTCACCAAATTTATCACCAGTAAGTCCATTAAATCGTTTTAATCAATCTGGATATAGCCTAAGACATACACCAACAAGAACTGGAGGACGTAAAACTGGTAAAAATGTTAATCGTAGTTACAGTACaacgaatttttaa